The DNA sequence AATTCAAACAGGAGATTGTATTTCTTTTGGAGTTGTatgatttcctttattatttgAGCTGCAGTAAAGAAAGCTGGGATGGGCTCCTCTAGGGATACTTCCCAGATCCCTGGGCAGTTGTAGCCCTGGCTCCTCTTTAAATGGATTTGGTTTCGAAGATGATCGTCTCCGTGGTCTCGGATGTCACAGTGCCGCTGATCATCTCCAGCTCCTGGCCACCCTGGGCTTTCTCCACTTTGGCCTCTATGTTTTGCTTCTCCACCATCTTAGCCACAATATCTACCTCTCTGTCGTGTGATGTGACCCTTGCTTTTGAACCAGGAGTGGCCCTGAGGCTCCTTAAAAACGAGCCGATCTTACTGGCTTTCTTACGTAAAGCTCCTGTGCTAGATGCAGATCGGTTCTTCCCCAGTTCGTGAGTTGTTCTCGACTCCTTTTTGGTGGAGCTGTGGGTGGAGCTCTTGCGAGAGGAGCCATGTCGCTTGCCCCTCACGTTGCTgtgccctttttcttttttgtcatctCTCATGTTTTTATGGCCAGATACGGACCGGCGGGAGGACAGTTTCTGATTCTTGTCCCCAGCTGTCCTGCGGTGACTTTCACTTGCCTTGCGGTGATGAGAACTTTTCCTACTGGGATGTCtgtccttcttttctcttctttcctttttttcattccaGGCTTCAGCACAGGGCGGGGAAACTTTCTGGCTTCCATCTCGCTCACTCATGTAGCCTTCGCTCTGCAAGGTGGAGATGAGGGGCCCCACGGCTGGCCCTTCAGTTCTTTCTGCTGCACACTTGCGGGTCGTCATACTGCCTGCAAACGCCGCACTCAAGCTGCTGTCTTGGGAGAGACTGGCGGTCCCCGCCATCGAGGTGGAAGTACCTGCCGAGGAGGTGCTTGCAGCACCCACCAAGGCCAAGCTAATACCATCTGAGGATATGTTGGCAGCACCTGCCACGGACTTGCTGGATTCGTTTTCTCCTGGATTTTTGATGGCTGCTCCCGCCAGCGCTGTGGTCACCTGGCCTGGGCCTGCAGATTTGGTTGCTGCTATGCTCATAGCGCCTGTTGCAGGACTTGTTGCTGCCCCTGCTATTGCCACATCTGTTCTAGGGCCTGTTGCTGTTCCTGCGACTGCTATGTCACCTGCTGTCCTTGCTGCTGCTCCTTCAGCAGTCCCTGGAGTGCCCCGGGATAGAGAAGCTGCACTAGCCGTTCTGTGGGAGGCGTGTTGGATTCCCTCTCCCCCAGCATAAGCAGAAGAGGTGGCTGCAGATACATCACAAGTCTTGTGGAGCCCAGTCTCACTCTGATCCCCTTCTCTGTGGAGCTCTGCAGCCTGTACCAAGGGGAAGAGAA is a window from the Rhinopithecus roxellana isolate Shanxi Qingling chromosome 3, ASM756505v1, whole genome shotgun sequence genome containing:
- the FAM71B gene encoding protein FAM71B is translated as MKRTVSNESCLPYYTARSYYSMSAFKTSMGDLQRQLYKRGEYDIFKYAPMFESNFIQINKKGEVIDVHNRVRMVTVGIVCTSPILPLPDVMVLARPTKVCEEHVRQGWFAKGRGRRPVKNLELTRLLPLKFVKISIHDREKQQLRLKLATGRTFYLQLCPSSDTREDLFCYWEKLVYLLRPPVESYCSTPTLLTGDTAPEDNKSLVAAELHREGDQSETGLHKTCDVSAATSSAYAGGEGIQHASHRTASAASLSRGTPGTAEGAAARTAGDIAVAGTATGPRTDVAIAGAATSPATGAMSIAATKSAGPGQVTTALAGAAIKNPGENESSKSVAGAANISSDGISLALVGAASTSSAGTSTSMAGTASLSQDSSLSAAFAGSMTTRKCAAERTEGPAVGPLISTLQSEGYMSERDGSQKVSPPCAEAWNEKKERREKKDRHPSRKSSHHRKASESHRRTAGDKNQKLSSRRSVSGHKNMRDDKKEKGHSNVRGKRHGSSRKSSTHSSTKKESRTTHELGKNRSASSTGALRKKASKIGSFLRSLRATPGSKARVTSHDREVDIVAKMVEKQNIEAKVEKAQGGQELEMISGTVTSETTETIIFETKSI